From the Gossypium hirsutum isolate 1008001.06 chromosome A02, Gossypium_hirsutum_v2.1, whole genome shotgun sequence genome, the window GCATTAGACAAGATTAAAAATGATTTAGATTTACGTAGAATAGAAAGGTAAATGGTCAACCTTGCCAggcaaagaatcataatcaaagatgctgaacagaTGGCTGAACTAGACAAGCAGTCACATCTCTTAATAGAAATTCTTGTAGTATTAAAGAACACAAAAACAATGTCTTTTGGTGTAAGAATACACATGAACTATCCAACTCTGACAAACTAGGGCAAAGTGGATTACCTGCTGGTCATCATCATTTTCAGCATGGGTTATTCCTAGCAATCTCCAACCTTCAGCTTTCTCAGGACTTTTCATAACTTCAGCCTCTAGGGCAAGCACTGCTTCACTCAAAAGTCCTTTCCTGAATAGCTCTTGACCTTCTTTTAAAGGATTTTGATGACCAACATATGGATTCATATCAGAAAATACATAGACACCCCTTGAAGCGTCCGACCGCTGAGGAACCTACAAGTTTTCACAACCGAAACATTCATGTAGAATTAAAAGAGGTTATAAAGTGAACTTCTTCAAGGCTACCAGACTTACGCATCATATGAATTTTCCCAGTTATCAGACATGCTTATCCCAAAGCCCCCTCACCAACTTGACGACCAAATTCTTCTGCCCGTCATCAACATGCAACTTTGAGAATTCATTGACCCATTGATCATCGCCAGACTCTTGTTGCAATCTTTCAGCACCAAATTCATTGGCCCAATGGTCAGGTCCACGGAAAACCTATTAACCATCAAGACAAGAACATTTAATGAAATGAAGAAAATTAGAATATTTCAAATAAGAATAAGAGCTTCGCACGGTTTAAGAGTCTCAAAATAATACATAACACGCAGAATCATTAGTCACACTTTGTATCctgaataaacaaatcaaaagacCCTAGTTGCTCTCATACAGTAGTAAACTCCTCAGCCCATTGATCAGGTTGAAAAAAACCAAAGAACCACCAACCAGAGTAGCAGATTCTGTATAATAAGAATATTTATACAAATTACAATGTTTTTAGCTGGTTTAATACCAAACAGAGATATACAATTACAAGAATCAACAGTGACAGTTTATCTTCTAACTTATTATAATCAATAAGCTCTCACTGCTCAATTTAGTAGCAAACTCCATGACCCATTGGTTTGGCCCATAGAAATACTAATAACCACCAAAAGGGTGAGtagcatattttaaaaataacaaatacagATAATCTCATATAAGATTTACAGGTTTAGTTGATTTAAAAGTTCAACTGAAGATGTAATAATACAGAATCATTAGTCATTCACACTTTATTTGCTAAATCAACTGAAGATGTAATAATACAGAATACTCAGGAATGTGTCAAAGCTAAGAATCAATCATAATAGTAGGACGAAAACTAAGTGTTTGAATTGATTGCAAAGTTATACTTTTTTCAAGGAACACTTCCTTGCGAATGTCAAATATCCAGTATGCCCTCGAGTTTCAGCAGATGGCCAAGCCATGATTCTCGGAGAACTTGCATTGTCCCCCACACTTGCTTCACTTGAAGGCGGCCTCCTCTTGTGTGGAGAGCATGCAATGGAATTCCCATCATTGACCTTCGAGTGATCCATTTTCCATTCACAGATTTCATACATGCGGAGCAGTATTTCAAAGGTCCATATATCTCTGCATATTACAAGCAAAGCTCATGatgctttaaaagaaaaactgctTGAACAAGATAGGATAACTTGTTTCTAATATGTTACCTATAAAGTCAGATCTCAGAGTTTCACATGAACGTTGCACTTGCTCCATGCACGGTGAGAAGGAACACAGAGTTCCATCTTGTTTCAACATGTTTCAACCTGAAGGAATGGCTAGCCAAGGTTGTGGTAGGTCCAGAAATACGGAGTCAGCCAACCCAGAAAACTGATCGGGAAATCCCTCACCCTGAATATCTCGGACTCCCATAGTGACTAAAGTGCTTATTCCAGTCCTCTCGAAGTCATAAAACATTCCTTCTTTTGCGAACCAACACAgaagaatcaaagaaaaataaacaaccATCCTTGGATCTTTCAATTATCAGTTACACAAACAAAAACCATATAATGGGATAAAATATGCATCAGAAATGAGTCCTACGCACGGTTCCATAAAACTGAGATAATTTCGAGACTACGAAGCATGACAGCAACAGAATGTCGTATTTCAAAGAATACATCTACCTGAACAGACTTCTTAAATCTACCTAGAATTCAAGCTCAACCTAAGCAGTTTCTaaaatcatatttcataacaatctttgaaaccaaaatttcataacaCTAATGAAACTAATAAAGATCAGTAAACTGAGACAATTAGAGACAATGAAGTATCACAGAACCAAAATATTACTATCATGATGTGCTTAGATCCAGATAAAATTAGGCCTATTTTTCCATACTTTTGTTTTGCTTAAGTCTTGATAGTTTTATGTGTTTTTGCAGTTTAATAATAACCCaatatttttcttcaaaaaaaaaccctaaaccaacgTAGGGATATCCTTCGAATGGGATATAACCAAGCTGAAATATCCCCAAACCAGGATATCTCTGAAATGGGATATCCCTGCCTGGAATAAAAGTGACAGGTAGTCCGATCCAGAAGCATAAAAAATCTAAACAGGACATTAAAACAACTGATCCGAGCAGTGAAAACTCTGATCCAGGACGAAATATGAAGGGATATGACAGGGATATTCATGGTTGGAATAAGAAGAAAAATCCAATATAAAAGGACGATTAAAAAAAAATCTGTACCGAATTCAAGCTAAGCCCATTAACCCCCAGCCCCAATAATATTCTGCTGagcaagaaataaaaagatagagCTGACAAAAACTCGCTGAAAATAAATGTAGAAAGGCAAAGACAAAATTAGGTAAACCCAAAACAATTCATTAGTTTAACAGATTATTAATTGAAAGCTTCAAAACTTGGTTATTCGACGTGATTTCTCCAAAACTCCTGAAGAGGTCTTTTCCTGAACTAGAATAATCCTAAACTGGCCTATCACATGCCGAACGTTGTAACATCATCAAAACTGAGTGGGACAAGGTAAATAGAAAACTCTTTACCCTTTTGAGGCAATGAAGCAGGAGTATCCCTGGAGTCCAATGCATTATCAAGAACATAAGGAAGATCTAACAATTTCAAGAAAGATACAGTCTGAGGATTACGGAGAGAACCTACACaaggtgagaaaattttaaaaattttaataattaaataccaAGCCGGGATATGACAGGGATATTCATGGTTGGAATAAGAAGAAAAATCCAATATAAAAGGACGATTAAAAAAAAATCTGTACCGAATTCAAGCTAAGCCCATTAACCCCCAGCCCCAATAATATTCTGCTGagcaagaaataaaaagatagagCTGACAAAAACTCGCTGAAAATAAATGTAGAAAGGCAAAGACAAAATCAGCtttatgatatattatatttatctGAGTGTtctgtattatatatttaaaataattaggtaAACCCAAAACAATTCATTAGTTTAACAGATTATTAATTGAAAGCTTCAAAACTTGGTTATTCGACGTGATTTCTCCAAAACTCCTGAAGAGGTCTTTTCCTGAACTAGAATAATCCTAAACTGGCCTATCACATCCCGAACGTTGTAACATCATCAAAACTGAGTGGGACAAGGTAAATAGAAAACTCTTTACCCTTTTGAGGCAATGAAGCAGGAGTATCCCTGGAGTCCAATGCATTATCAAGAACATAAGGAAGATCTAACAATTTCAAGAAAGATACAGTCTGAGGATTACGGAGAGAACCTACACaaggtgagaaaattttaaaaattttaataattaaaaaggaaATCAAGCAAAAGCAAATTGCAAAAGTCATGATTATTCTAGTagcaaaactaaataaaaaagaatGCATTCGCTAACCAACAATTAATTGAgctaaaagaagataaaaaatgaAGGATAGCATTTTGTAAAGACTGTGACAGTAATATCGAGATGCCTAATCATGATAGTGATAAGTGGCATAAATATGCAAACATATATGGTGAGTTCCTTAAATCCAAAAGATAGAACCATTAATGGAGATACTTTTAGCACCTCAAAGAATGAAAAGCATCAAAATATCACCATATTATTTACCAGGAAAAGTAGCGTTTGAAACTGAATCACAGGGTTTGTGAGGTGGAGCTGTTTGAGAAAAGTCACAAGGTTTGGCTCCTCTGTCTTCCATCCTGCTCTTAACCCATTGACGACAACCTTGCATGTCAAGCTGTGTTCTCCTACATATTAGAACAGCAGTTGTCGGCTCACTAGTTCTTGCAGAGTAATAGTACTtgcaaaaatagaaaattgcACATAACTTAAGTCCGACACAAAACTAGAATATAAGAAAGTGAAGTTGAAATAAAACTGACACTAGCATAAGGATACTTCTTTACTTTTCACTCGCTCTCCCAAAATGGAAAACCTAAGGC encodes:
- the LOC107936968 gene encoding uncharacterized protein isoform X3 yields the protein MSGGAKDALQRRIAYSFGDHYYFRKELKILNLLTGRTQLDMQGCRQWVKSRMEDRGAKPCDFSQTAPPHKPCDSVSNATFPGSLRNPQTVSFLKLLDLPYVLDNALDSRDTPASLPQKGSLRNPQTVSFLKLLDLPYVLDNALDSRDTPASLPQKEGMFYDFERTGISTLVTMGVRDIQGEGFPDQFSGLADSVFLDLPQPWLAIPSG
- the LOC107936968 gene encoding uncharacterized protein isoform X2, whose translation is MRKSSGGAKDALQRRIAYSFGDHYYFRKELKILNLLTGYIFLLDKFGIIRWRGFSLAKRTQLDMQGCRQWVKSRMEDRGAKPCDFSQTAPPHKPCDSVSNATFPGSLRNPQTVSFLKLLDLPYVLDNALDSRDTPASLPQKGSLRNPQTVSFLKLLDLPYVLDNALDSRDTPASLPQKGMFYDFERTGISTLVTMGVRDIQGEGFPDQFSGLADSVFLDLPQPWLAIPSG
- the LOC107936968 gene encoding uncharacterized protein isoform X1 translates to MRKSSGGAKDALQRRIAYSFGDHYYFRKELKILNLLTGYIFLLDKFGIIRWRGFSLAKRTQLDMQGCRQWVKSRMEDRGAKPCDFSQTAPPHKPCDSVSNATFPGSLRNPQTVSFLKLLDLPYVLDNALDSRDTPASLPQKGSLRNPQTVSFLKLLDLPYVLDNALDSRDTPASLPQKEGMFYDFERTGISTLVTMGVRDIQGEGFPDQFSGLADSVFLDLPQPWLAIPSG